One window of the Allorhizobium ampelinum S4 genome contains the following:
- a CDS encoding NADP-dependent isocitrate dehydrogenase, whose amino-acid sequence MQKIKVANPVVDLDGDEMTRIIWQFIKEKLILPYLDLEIEYYDLSVENRDATNDQVTIDSAHAIKKHGVGIKCATITPDEARVKEFNLKEMWKSPNGTIRNILGGVIFREPIICKNVPRLVPGWTQPIVVGRHAFGDQYKATDFKFPGKGKLTIKFVGEDGQVIEKDVFDAPSAGVAMAMYNLDDSIRDFARASMNYGLMRKWPVYLSTKNTILKAYDGRFKDIFEEVYQAEFKAQFDAAGITYEHRLIDDMVASALKWSGGYIWACKNYDGDVQSDTVAQGFGSLGLMTSVLLSPDGRTVEAEAAHGTVTRHYRQHQKGQETSTNSIASIFAWTRGLAHRAKLDDNAELAKFALTLEKVCVDTVEAGYMTKDLALLIGPDQPWLSTTAFLDKVDENLRAAMAA is encoded by the coding sequence ATGCAAAAGATCAAGGTTGCCAACCCGGTCGTCGATCTCGACGGCGATGAAATGACCCGTATCATCTGGCAGTTCATCAAGGAAAAGCTGATCCTTCCCTATCTCGATCTCGAGATTGAATACTACGACCTCTCGGTAGAAAACCGCGATGCAACCAATGACCAGGTGACGATCGATTCCGCCCACGCCATCAAAAAGCACGGCGTCGGCATCAAATGCGCCACCATCACGCCAGACGAAGCCCGCGTGAAGGAATTCAACCTGAAGGAAATGTGGAAAAGCCCGAACGGCACGATCCGCAACATCCTCGGCGGCGTTATTTTCCGCGAGCCGATCATCTGCAAAAACGTTCCCCGCCTCGTCCCCGGCTGGACCCAGCCAATCGTCGTCGGCCGCCATGCCTTCGGCGACCAGTATAAGGCAACCGACTTCAAATTCCCCGGCAAGGGCAAGCTGACCATCAAGTTCGTCGGCGAAGACGGCCAGGTGATCGAGAAGGACGTGTTCGACGCACCGTCCGCAGGTGTGGCCATGGCCATGTACAACCTGGATGATTCGATTCGCGACTTCGCCCGTGCTTCGATGAACTACGGTTTGATGCGCAAATGGCCGGTCTATCTGTCGACCAAGAACACCATTTTGAAGGCCTATGACGGTCGCTTCAAGGATATTTTCGAGGAAGTCTACCAGGCCGAATTCAAGGCTCAGTTCGACGCCGCCGGCATTACCTATGAGCATCGCCTGATCGACGACATGGTTGCCTCTGCACTGAAATGGTCCGGCGGCTATATCTGGGCCTGCAAGAACTATGACGGCGACGTCCAGTCGGACACGGTTGCGCAGGGCTTCGGCTCGCTCGGCCTGATGACCTCGGTTCTGCTGTCGCCGGATGGCCGCACGGTCGAAGCCGAAGCCGCGCACGGCACCGTGACCCGTCACTACCGCCAGCACCAGAAGGGCCAGGAAACCTCGACCAATTCCATCGCCTCGATCTTTGCCTGGACCCGTGGCCTCGCGCACCGCGCCAAGCTGGACGACAATGCCGAGCTGGCCAAGTTCGCCCTCACCCTTGAAAAGGTCTGCGTTGACACTGTCGAAGCTGGCTACATGACCAAGGATCTGGCGCTGCTGATCGGTCCCGACCAGCCGTGGCTGTCGACCACTGCTTTCCTCGACAAGGTCGATGAAAACCTCCGGGCTGCAATGGCTGCCTGA
- a CDS encoding RNA methyltransferase, with protein sequence MAGTNSERELIAEGPAIILVEPQLGENIGMVARAMANFGLAELRLVNPRDGWPSEKARSAASKADHVIDGAKLYDTLEEALADLNFVYATTARQRDNFKPVASPVTAASTLRTRFLAGEKTGILFGREKSGLKNEDVALADEIVTFPVNPAFASLNIAQAVLLMSYEWMKSTMEDVTQTPFQGVDQLPASKEEVIGLFEHMEDALDARGYFRPIHKKARMIDNLRAVLTRRGFTSPEINVMRGVVSSLDRFSRRNPRGAGAPLEGDAVDGIERDEADGSGHERDQD encoded by the coding sequence ATGGCAGGCACAAACAGCGAGCGCGAGCTTATCGCCGAGGGACCGGCGATTATTCTGGTGGAACCGCAATTGGGCGAGAATATCGGCATGGTGGCCCGCGCCATGGCGAATTTCGGGCTGGCGGAGCTGCGTCTGGTCAATCCGCGTGACGGCTGGCCCTCGGAAAAAGCCCGGTCCGCCGCATCCAAGGCCGATCATGTCATCGATGGTGCCAAGCTTTACGATACGCTGGAAGAAGCACTGGCCGATCTGAATTTCGTCTACGCGACCACGGCTCGCCAACGGGACAATTTCAAGCCTGTTGCCTCGCCGGTGACGGCGGCCTCAACTTTGCGAACCCGGTTTCTGGCTGGTGAAAAAACCGGAATTCTGTTCGGGCGGGAAAAATCCGGCCTGAAGAATGAGGATGTGGCTCTGGCCGATGAAATTGTCACCTTTCCGGTCAATCCTGCTTTTGCGTCGCTGAATATCGCTCAGGCTGTGCTGCTGATGTCTTATGAGTGGATGAAATCCACCATGGAAGATGTCACCCAGACGCCGTTTCAGGGCGTCGACCAATTGCCTGCCAGCAAGGAGGAAGTTATCGGCCTGTTCGAGCATATGGAGGATGCACTTGATGCAAGGGGATATTTCCGGCCGATCCATAAAAAAGCACGAATGATCGACAATCTGCGCGCTGTGCTGACGCGACGTGGTTTCACTTCACCGGAAATCAATGTCATGCGTGGCGTGGTCTCGTCACTCGACCGGTTCTCCCGCCGCAATCCGCGCGGCGCTGGAGCGCCTTTGGAGGGCGACGCAGTGGACGGCATTGAGAGGGACGAAGCTGATGGTAGCGGGCATGAACGAGATCAGGACTAA